The Streptomyces sp. NBC_00344 genome includes a window with the following:
- a CDS encoding non-ribosomal peptide synthetase, which translates to MQTGTNNLRAEGCAEVDHALSFAQNRMWFLDRLEGGRSTAYVATPMWRVHGPLERDRLDEALRRLVGRHESLRTRFVESDGVPRALVADRVDVRISWRDAADVAEVEQQARAEADAPFDLSSGPLFRVLVWRLSETEHVLLAAMHHIVSDGWSMGLFIRELGALYDGTTLPELPLSYSDFAEEQRRELQGDRLNRELGYWRERLAGLPVLELPVDRVRPVQPSWVGGTCEFSLDPELVAGLERLGREHGATLYMTLLSVFQVLLGQWSGQCDFGVGTPVAGRSRPEVENLIGLFVNTLVVRADLAGDPTFAELLDRVREHTLDALDHQDVPYEQVVRELRPERSDTDSLIDAWFAMQNVPAEHRATGTLRFTDFETDRPRALFGLSLFAQPRDGGMAMTVVYRTDLFDEVSIGRLVARCRELLGVVVASPGVRVSELGLPGAEVGVLRRWGVGEVSVGVSADPVVLFEERVRRGPGAVAVLARGVAVSYAELNARANRVAWWLLERGVGAEVPVGVRLRRGVDMLVAVLGVLKAGGVYVPIDPAWPVERVEFVRSDAGVGVVLDGSLPDGGRDDDPGVPVEAGQLAYVIYTSGSTGRPKGVGVSRASMAGHVSRMRKRFGLGVADRVLQFAALAFDASVEQIFPALTCGAALVLPEHGLVAPSQLLADLEQHQVTVTNLPPAYFGELMGELTGRHGKAPGGLRLMIAGGDALRPAEARAWEERFPDVPLLNAYGPTEATVTSTVFDVSGVSGGAGVPIGRAVGDRCLYVLDERLAEVPVGAVGELFIGGGQLARGYVGRPGLTAERFVPDPFGHEAGGRLYRTGDLVRWRPDGFLDFCGRGDGQVKVRGFRVEVGEVESRLREHPQVRDAVVVVWQDRLVAYLVGPAGPGGVAADVVRDWLGERLPEYMVPAVLVMMDELPRTVGGKVDRDRLPDPDGHRPILSGEFVPPRNPTERAVADVWQEVLQLDRIGIHDNFFDLGGHSLLATLAVARLVKSLERPVDVRDFFERPTIAEFAAALPPAPSEPGPRITRLLRSGDFPLSFSQEGLWFLNRLDPDAPDYMAALAWRVDGPLDRDRLDEALRRLVARHESLRTTFPLVGAQPVQRVGTGADTTSAWHDLRDLPDPLDTAVRQADAELHRPFDLAAGPLFRTVVWQLDTTDHLLVLAMHHIISDGWSMGVLVRELGVLYAGGTLPELPVQYADYAGWQRQGHGSDNLTQELGYWRERLAGLPVLELPVDRVRPVQPSWVGGTCEFSLDPELVAGLERLGREHGATLYMTLLSVFQVLLGQWSGQCDFGVGTPVAGRSRPEVENLIGLFVNTLVVRADLAGDPTFAELLDRVREHTLDALGHQDVPFERVVEELRPDRDLSRSPLFQAMFDLEVRSIASPQLGSARLRPAEIPFDVTKFDLMFTFTTDPGAAGGFVQYRTDLFDEVSIGRLVARCRELLGVVVASPGVRVSELGLPGAEVGVLRRWGVGEVSVGVSADPVVLFEERVRRGPGAVAVLARGVAVSYAELNARANRVAWWLLERGVGAEVPVGVRLRRGVDMLVAVLGVLKAGGVYVPIDPAWPVERVEFVRSDAGVGVVLDGSLPDGGRDDDPGVPVEAGQLAYVIYTSGSTGRPKGVGVSRASMAGHVSRMRKRFGLGVADRVLQFAALAFDASVEQIFPALTCGAALVLPEHGLVAPSQLLADLEQHQVTVMEVVPGYLTELIAELSDTGHRPPTRSPDHLRLLVLGGDTVRPADLAWWTRHFPDMAVVNTYGPTEATISSTIFDVSGVSGGAGVPIGRAVGDRCLYVLDERLAEVPVGAVGELFIGGGQLARGYVGRPGLTAERFVPDPFGHEAGGRLYRTGDLVRWRPDGFLDFCGRGDGQVKVRGFRVEVGEVESRLREHPQVRDAVVVVWQDRLVAYLAGPAGPGGVAADVVRDWLGERLPEYMVPAVLVMMDELPRTVGGKVDRDRLPDPDGHRPILSGEFVPPRNPTERAVADVWQEVLQLDRIGIHDNFFDLGGHSLLATRVVIRLRSVFGCEIGVRTLFERPSVARLAGAVEEQLMQEIAAMTGEDVERALREQVLGAADAEQALREQEVAADVEQALKEQLSGADVEQALTQRPAGQDAEQALKERQA; encoded by the coding sequence GTGCAGACAGGGACGAACAACCTCAGGGCGGAAGGGTGCGCCGAGGTCGACCACGCTCTGTCCTTCGCGCAGAACCGCATGTGGTTCCTCGACCGGCTGGAGGGCGGCCGGAGTACTGCCTACGTGGCGACGCCGATGTGGCGGGTGCACGGTCCGCTGGAACGGGATCGCCTGGACGAGGCTCTGCGCCGGCTCGTCGGCCGGCACGAGTCGCTGCGGACGAGGTTCGTGGAGAGCGACGGCGTCCCGCGCGCCCTGGTCGCCGATCGGGTCGATGTCCGGATCTCATGGCGGGACGCCGCCGACGTGGCCGAGGTAGAGCAGCAGGCCCGGGCCGAGGCCGACGCACCGTTCGACCTGAGCAGCGGCCCGCTGTTCAGAGTGCTGGTGTGGCGGCTGAGCGAGACCGAGCACGTACTGCTTGCGGCCATGCACCACATCGTGTCCGACGGCTGGTCGATGGGCCTGTTCATCCGGGAGCTGGGGGCTCTCTACGACGGCACCACTCTGCCCGAACTTCCGTTGTCTTACAGCGACTTCGCCGAGGAGCAGCGTCGTGAGCTCCAAGGAGACCGACTGAACCGCGAGCTGGGGTATTGGCGTGAGCGGTTGGCGGGGTTGCCGGTGTTGGAGTTGCCGGTTGATCGTGTGCGTCCGGTGCAGCCGTCGTGGGTGGGCGGGACGTGTGAGTTCTCGCTGGATCCGGAGTTGGTTGCGGGGTTGGAGCGGTTGGGTCGGGAGCATGGGGCGACGTTGTACATGACGTTGTTGTCGGTGTTCCAGGTGTTGTTGGGGCAGTGGAGCGGGCAGTGTGATTTCGGTGTGGGTACTCCGGTGGCGGGGCGTTCGCGTCCTGAGGTGGAGAATCTGATCGGTCTGTTCGTGAACACGTTGGTGGTGCGGGCCGATCTGGCGGGGGATCCGACGTTCGCCGAGTTGCTGGACCGGGTCCGTGAGCACACCCTCGACGCCCTCGACCACCAGGACGTGCCCTATGAGCAGGTCGTCCGGGAACTGAGACCGGAGCGGTCGGACACCGATTCGCTGATCGACGCCTGGTTCGCGATGCAGAACGTCCCGGCCGAGCACCGGGCCACCGGCACCCTCCGGTTCACCGACTTCGAGACCGACCGCCCCCGGGCCCTGTTCGGGCTGTCGCTGTTCGCCCAGCCCCGTGACGGCGGAATGGCGATGACCGTCGTCTACCGGACGGATCTGTTTGACGAGGTGTCGATCGGGCGGTTGGTTGCGCGGTGTCGGGAGTTGTTGGGGGTGGTGGTGGCTTCGCCGGGTGTGCGGGTGAGTGAGTTGGGGTTGCCCGGGGCTGAGGTGGGGGTGTTGCGCCGTTGGGGTGTGGGTGAGGTGTCGGTGGGGGTGTCGGCGGATCCGGTGGTGTTGTTCGAGGAGCGGGTGCGGCGGGGTCCGGGTGCGGTTGCCGTTCTGGCTCGGGGCGTGGCTGTGTCGTATGCGGAGTTGAATGCGCGGGCGAACCGGGTGGCTTGGTGGCTGCTGGAGCGGGGTGTTGGTGCCGAGGTGCCGGTGGGGGTGCGTCTGCGGCGTGGTGTGGACATGTTGGTTGCCGTGCTGGGTGTGCTGAAGGCCGGTGGCGTGTATGTGCCGATCGATCCGGCTTGGCCGGTGGAGCGGGTGGAGTTCGTCCGTTCGGATGCGGGTGTCGGGGTGGTGCTGGATGGTTCGTTGCCGGATGGTGGTCGGGACGATGATCCTGGGGTGCCGGTCGAGGCGGGTCAGTTGGCGTATGTGATTTATACGTCGGGTTCGACGGGTCGGCCGAAGGGTGTGGGTGTGTCCCGGGCTTCGATGGCTGGGCATGTGTCGCGGATGCGGAAGCGGTTCGGGCTCGGTGTGGCGGACCGTGTGCTGCAGTTCGCGGCGCTGGCCTTCGATGCTTCGGTGGAGCAGATCTTCCCGGCGTTGACGTGTGGTGCGGCGCTGGTGCTTCCGGAGCATGGCCTGGTCGCTCCCTCACAGCTCCTCGCCGACCTCGAACAACACCAGGTCACTGTCACCAACCTGCCTCCCGCCTACTTCGGGGAGCTGATGGGGGAACTGACCGGCCGGCACGGGAAGGCGCCCGGAGGGCTCCGCCTCATGATCGCCGGCGGTGACGCGCTCCGTCCGGCCGAGGCACGGGCGTGGGAGGAGCGATTCCCCGACGTCCCCCTGCTGAACGCCTACGGTCCGACGGAGGCCACGGTGACGTCGACCGTGTTCGATGTGTCGGGTGTTTCCGGGGGTGCCGGGGTGCCGATCGGTCGGGCGGTGGGGGATCGCTGTCTGTATGTGCTGGACGAGCGGTTGGCCGAGGTGCCGGTGGGTGCGGTCGGGGAGCTGTTCATCGGTGGTGGGCAGTTGGCGCGTGGTTATGTGGGTCGGCCGGGGCTGACCGCTGAGCGTTTTGTGCCGGATCCGTTCGGTCACGAGGCGGGGGGCCGGTTGTACCGGACGGGGGACCTGGTGCGGTGGCGCCCGGACGGCTTCCTCGATTTCTGCGGGCGTGGCGACGGTCAGGTCAAGGTGCGCGGGTTCCGGGTCGAGGTCGGTGAGGTCGAGTCCCGGTTGCGGGAGCATCCGCAGGTCCGTGATGCGGTTGTGGTCGTCTGGCAGGACCGGCTGGTCGCCTACCTGGTAGGCCCGGCGGGTCCGGGGGGTGTGGCGGCTGATGTGGTGCGGGACTGGCTGGGTGAGCGGCTGCCGGAGTACATGGTCCCGGCGGTGCTGGTCATGATGGACGAGTTGCCGCGCACGGTGGGCGGGAAGGTCGACCGGGACCGGCTGCCTGACCCCGACGGTCACCGCCCCATCCTCAGCGGTGAGTTCGTTCCGCCGCGCAACCCGACCGAGCGGGCCGTCGCCGACGTCTGGCAGGAAGTCCTCCAACTCGACCGGATCGGCATCCACGACAACTTCTTCGACCTCGGCGGCCACTCCCTCCTCGCCACACTCGCCGTGGCCCGCCTGGTCAAGTCGCTGGAGCGGCCCGTCGACGTACGCGACTTCTTCGAGCGCCCGACGATCGCCGAGTTCGCCGCCGCCCTGCCGCCGGCACCGTCCGAACCCGGGCCGCGGATCACCCGGTTGCTGCGCAGCGGCGACTTCCCGCTCTCCTTCTCCCAGGAAGGCCTGTGGTTCCTCAACCGGCTCGACCCCGACGCCCCCGACTACATGGCCGCCCTGGCCTGGCGGGTCGACGGGCCCCTCGACCGGGATCGCCTGGACGAGGCACTGCGCCGGCTCGTCGCCCGGCACGAGTCCCTGCGCACCACCTTCCCACTGGTCGGCGCCCAGCCCGTGCAGCGCGTGGGCACCGGCGCGGACACCACCAGTGCCTGGCACGACCTGCGCGACCTGCCCGACCCGCTCGACACGGCGGTCCGGCAGGCCGACGCGGAACTGCACCGGCCCTTCGACCTGGCCGCCGGCCCGCTCTTCCGGACCGTGGTCTGGCAGCTCGACACCACCGACCACCTCCTCGTGCTGGCCATGCACCACATCATCTCGGACGGCTGGTCGATGGGCGTGCTGGTCCGTGAACTGGGTGTCCTCTACGCGGGCGGGACCCTGCCCGAGCTGCCCGTCCAGTACGCCGACTACGCAGGCTGGCAGCGGCAGGGGCATGGCAGCGACAACCTCACCCAGGAGCTGGGGTATTGGCGTGAGCGGTTGGCGGGGTTGCCGGTGTTGGAGTTGCCGGTTGATCGTGTGCGTCCGGTGCAGCCGTCGTGGGTGGGCGGGACGTGTGAGTTCTCGCTGGATCCGGAGTTGGTTGCGGGGTTGGAGCGGTTGGGTCGGGAGCATGGGGCGACGTTGTACATGACGTTGTTGTCGGTGTTCCAGGTGTTGTTGGGGCAGTGGAGCGGGCAGTGTGATTTCGGTGTGGGTACTCCGGTGGCGGGGCGTTCGCGTCCTGAGGTGGAGAATCTGATCGGTCTGTTCGTGAACACGTTGGTGGTGCGGGCCGATCTGGCGGGGGATCCGACGTTCGCCGAGTTGCTGGACCGGGTCCGTGAGCACACCCTCGACGCCCTCGGCCACCAGGACGTGCCCTTCGAGCGTGTGGTGGAGGAGCTGCGCCCCGATCGCGACCTGAGCCGCTCGCCGCTGTTCCAGGCCATGTTCGACCTGGAGGTTCGCTCCATCGCGTCACCGCAACTCGGTTCCGCACGCCTGAGACCCGCCGAAATCCCCTTCGACGTCACCAAGTTCGACCTGATGTTCACCTTCACCACCGACCCCGGAGCTGCCGGCGGCTTCGTGCAGTACCGGACGGATCTGTTTGACGAGGTGTCGATCGGGCGGTTGGTTGCGCGGTGTCGGGAGTTGTTGGGGGTGGTGGTGGCTTCGCCGGGTGTGCGGGTGAGTGAGTTGGGGTTGCCCGGGGCTGAGGTGGGGGTGTTGCGCCGTTGGGGTGTGGGTGAGGTGTCGGTGGGGGTGTCGGCGGATCCGGTGGTGTTGTTCGAGGAGCGGGTGCGGCGGGGTCCGGGTGCGGTTGCCGTTCTGGCTCGGGGCGTGGCTGTGTCGTATGCGGAGTTGAATGCGCGGGCGAACCGGGTGGCTTGGTGGCTGCTGGAGCGGGGTGTTGGTGCCGAGGTGCCGGTGGGGGTGCGTCTGCGGCGTGGTGTGGACATGTTGGTTGCCGTGCTGGGTGTGCTGAAGGCCGGTGGCGTGTATGTGCCGATCGATCCGGCTTGGCCGGTGGAGCGGGTGGAGTTCGTCCGTTCGGATGCGGGTGTCGGTGTGGTGCTGGATGGTTCGTTGCCGGATGGTGGTCGGGACGATGATCCTGGGGTGCCGGTCGAGGCGGGTCAGTTGGCGTATGTGATTTATACGTCGGGTTCGACGGGTCGGCCGAAGGGTGTGGGTGTGTCCCGGGCTTCGATGGCTGGGCATGTGTCGCGGATGCGGAAGCGGTTCGGGCTCGGTGTGGCGGACCGTGTGCTGCAGTTCGCGGCGCTGGCCTTCGATGCTTCGGTGGAGCAGATCTTCCCGGCGTTGACGTGTGGTGCGGCGCTGGTGCTTCCGGAGCATGGCCTGGTCGCTCCCTCACAGCTCCTCGCCGACCTCGAACAACACCAGGTGACGGTGATGGAGGTGGTGCCCGGGTACCTCACGGAGCTGATCGCCGAACTCTCCGACACCGGTCACCGCCCGCCGACCCGCAGCCCCGACCACCTGCGGCTGCTGGTCCTCGGCGGCGACACCGTCCGTCCGGCCGACCTCGCCTGGTGGACCCGGCACTTCCCGGACATGGCCGTGGTGAACACCTACGGTCCGACGGAGGCCACCATCTCTTCAACGATCTTCGATGTGTCGGGTGTTTCCGGGGGTGCCGGGGTGCCGATCGGTCGGGCGGTGGGGGATCGCTGTCTGTATGTGCTGGACGAGCGGTTGGCCGAGGTGCCGGTGGGTGCGGTCGGGGAGCTGTTCATCGGTGGTGGGCAGTTGGCGCGTGGTTATGTGGGTCGGCCGGGGCTGACCGCTGAGCGTTTTGTGCCGGATCCGTTCGGTCACGAGGCGGGGGGCCGGTTGTACCGGACGGGGGACCTGGTGCGGTGGCGCCCGGACGGCTTCCTCGATTTCTGCGGGCGTGGCGACGGTCAGGTCAAGGTGCGCGGGTTCCGGGTCGAGGTCGGTGAGGTCGAGTCCCGGTTGCGGGAGCATCCGCAGGTCCGTGACGCGGTTGTGGTCGTCTGGCAGGACCGGCTGGTCGCCTACCTGGCAGGCCCGGCGGGTCCGGGGGGTGTGGCGGCTGATGTGGTGCGGGACTGGCTGGGTGAGCGGCTGCCGGAGTACATGGTCCCGGCGGTGCTGGTCATGATGGACGAGTTGCCGCGCACGGTGGGCGGGAAGGTCGACCGGGACCGGCTGCCTGACCCCGACGGTCACCGCCCCATCCTCAGCGGTGAGTTCGTTCCGCCGCGCAACCCGACCGAGCGGGCCGTCGCCGACGTCTGGCAGGAAGTCCTCCAACTCGACCGGATCGGCATCCACGACAACTTCTTCGACCTCGGCGGCCACTCCCTCCTCGCCACGCGGGTCGTCATCCGGCTGCGCTCGGTGTTCGGCTGCGAGATCGGTGTGCGCACCCTCTTCGAGCGGCCGTCCGTGGCGCGGCTCGCCGGCGCGGTCGAGGAACAACTGATGCAGGAGATAGCGGCCATGACCGGTGAGGACGTGGAGCGGGCGCTGCGCGAGCAGGTCTTGGGCGCTGCGGATGCCGAGCAGGCCTTGCGGGAGCAAGAGGTCGCCGCGGATGTCGAGCAGGCATTGAAGGAGCAGTTGTCCGGTGCGGACGTCGAGCAGGCCTTGACGCAGCGGCCGGCCGGTCAGGACGCCGAACAGGCATTGAAGGAGCGGCAGGCATGA